Sequence from the Terriglobia bacterium genome:
CGTGGAGCGATGAAACCATCCTCGGCCTCAACGTCTCGCCAACTAATTGCAACGCATGTTCGCTATTCCGTGGTCGCCATGTTGTTCATCGTGACGGCGGTGAACTATGCCGATCGCGCCGCGCTCTCCATCGCCGGACCTGCTGCGGCAAAGCAATTGGGGCTGAGCGCAGTCCAAATGGGATACGTATTCTCGGCGTTTGCTTGGGCCTACGTGCTTGGGCAAATCCCAGGGGGATGGCTACTGGATCGATTCGGGTCGAAACAGGTTTACACGCTGAGTCTTTTCGTCTGGTCTATCTTTACAGGATTGCAGGGCTTCGTCGGCTCCTTTCACTGGGTAGCGCCTGTGATTGCGCTGTTCGCCCTCCGCTTCTTGATGGGATTGGCGGAATCGCCTTCATTTCCAGGCAATGCCCGGATTGTGGCGGCTTGGTTCCCAGCCCCGGAGCGGGGAACAGCCTCGGCGATCTTCAATTCCGCGCAGTATTTTGCCACGGTTCTGTTTGCGCCTCTTATGGGTTGGATCACCCACGCCTTCGGTTGGCGATACGTGTTCGTGGTGATGGGTGGTCTAGGATTCCTTCTGGTACCCGTCTGGTTGAAGGTGATTCACAGCCCGAAAGAACATCCGCGCATGGACAAGACCGAGCTGGAGTATATCGAACGCGGCGGCGGTCTTGTGAATATGGACCAAGGAGGCAAGGCCAACCAGAGCGCAAGCAACTCGAAGTGGTCCACGATCACGCAACTCCTCGGCAACCGGATGTTGCTCGGCGTCTATATCGGCCAATACTGCATTACGACCCTCACTTATTTCTTTATCACCTGGTTTCCCGTCTACCTGGTTATGGGGCGCGGCATGACCATCCTCAAAGCCGGCTTCGTCGCTTCCTTGCCCGCCCTGTGCGGTTTCTCCGGCGGCGTCTTGGGCGGCGTATTCTCGGATTACCTGCTGAGAAAGGGCTACTCCCTGAGTACTGCGAGAAAAGTGCCGATCGTGGGCGGCATGCTGCTGGCTACATCCATGATCGCCTGCAACTATGTGAATGCTGTGTGGGTGGTGGTGTGCATTATGAGCCTGGCCTTCTTTGGAAAGGGGTCCGGGGCTTTGGGTTGGGCGGTAGTTTCCGACACCTCGCCGAAGGAAAGCGCGGGACTATGTGGCGGCGTGTTTAATACCTTCGGCAACGTCGCCGGCATCAGTACGCCGATTATCATCGGCTACATCGTCCAAGGGACGAAGTCCTTCAATGGTGCTCTGGTCTTTGTTGCCGCCAATGCGGTGGGGGCCATCGTCAGTTATTTGGTGGTGGTCGGTGAGATCAAGCGTGTGGAACTC
This genomic interval carries:
- a CDS encoding MFS transporter; its protein translation is MKPSSASTSRQLIATHVRYSVVAMLFIVTAVNYADRAALSIAGPAAAKQLGLSAVQMGYVFSAFAWAYVLGQIPGGWLLDRFGSKQVYTLSLFVWSIFTGLQGFVGSFHWVAPVIALFALRFLMGLAESPSFPGNARIVAAWFPAPERGTASAIFNSAQYFATVLFAPLMGWITHAFGWRYVFVVMGGLGFLLVPVWLKVIHSPKEHPRMDKTELEYIERGGGLVNMDQGGKANQSASNSKWSTITQLLGNRMLLGVYIGQYCITTLTYFFITWFPVYLVMGRGMTILKAGFVASLPALCGFSGGVLGGVFSDYLLRKGYSLSTARKVPIVGGMLLATSMIACNYVNAVWVVVCIMSLAFFGKGSGALGWAVVSDTSPKESAGLCGGVFNTFGNVAGISTPIIIGYIVQGTKSFNGALVFVAANAVGAIVSYLVVVGEIKRVELKTAG